TCGATCAGGCGGCTGACTACATCCAGAAAACGGTCCATTATGTTGTGAACCATTTCAATGGCCGCGGCTGTTCGAGCTATAACCTCTTTTTCTATCATTGGAATGGTAAGATCTATATCAAAGTCATTCCTCGTTATGCGACAACACCGTTGTATGTCGGCTATGGGTTTCGCCAGGTTTTCAGCAACCCGCATCAACTGATTGAAGATGTTCAAAACCGGTATTTTTAAGGGGGAAGGTTATGACGAATACGACTTTTTCTGTGGACAAGATCGCCCTCCGCAGATTCCTTTTATCTAAACAAGCACTCTTAGGGTTGGAGCAGTCTCCTGTTCCAGACCCGCTACATATGGTAAAAAAACTCGAGTGTGTCCAATTGGATCCTGTTTCGGTCGTTGAGCGGAACCAGCACCTGGTGTTGGCCGCGCGGATTCCTGGGTATGATCCGAAGCAGTTGGACGACCTTTTGGAGGAAGGGAAAGTGTTCGAGTATTTTGCGAATGCCGCGTGTGTCATCCCAATCGAGGATTTCCCGATGTTCAAACCGACACGAGAACGGATTCAACGTAAGGTTGCTGAATCATTAGAACAATTAGGGCTTGTGGTCGATGCGGTGATCGAACAATTAAAATCTGAGGGTCCGCTTCCTTCCCGTGCTTTCCAGTCTGAAAAACGTGTGCACGGCTATTGGGATAACAAGACTCCGAAAACGAAAGAAACCTCTCTCGCTTTGAATCTGTTGCTGGATTCCGGTGTGATCCGAGTGGTTAGACGCGATAGGACAGAACGCTATTTTGACATAACAGAACGTACAGTCGGTGCCGATTTATTGAAAAAGACGAAAGCAATGGATGAAACGACTGCTCGTGCATTGTTGATTGAAAAATACTTACGTGCCTATCGTGTGTTCGATCCGCGTGATGCCCGTTTCGGTTGGCAAAAACTGACCGCTGCAGAACGACGGGAAGAAGTTGAAAAACGCGTTGCTTCTGGTTCGGTCACTCCACTTGAAATCGATGGGGTGAAACGGCAGTATTATATGTTGACCAAGGACTTAGATGAGCTGGGGACATTCGTGCAGGATGTACGTAACAGAGACTCCGTGAACCTTGATGATGCGCTTACCTTTTTACCGCCGCTTGATAATTTGTTATGGAGCCGCGATCGTATTAAAGATTTATTCGACTTCGACTATAAGTGGGAAATCTACACACCACGAATGAAGCGCAAATATGGACCGTATGCGATGCCGATCTTATGGGGTGACCGATTGATCGGCAGGATGGATCCACAAATCGATCGTAAAAATGGTGTGTTGATCGTTCGCTTGCTTCAGCTCGAACCATGGGTGGAGAAAACAACTGGGCTACAGATCAAGTTACGCGAAGCCCTGGAAAAATTTGCTGTATTCAACTGTGCAGCCGATGTCCGCATTGAGAATTCGGATGTGAAAATGAAATTGTAGTTTCGCTCCTATGTTGTAAGAGATCATCACCAATAAGATTTTCGAGAGGCTCCTTCAAATCAAGTCTCCTTATAAAAAATAGAAAAAGGGCGACCGTACATCCAGTTACAACGATGCTTGGTCCGCCCTTTGATTTTTGCTATTAATATGTCCGTTCTTCTTCGACCTCAAGGTTTTTATCAAGAATGGACAGTTTGCTTGGTTTGTTTTCCTTTGCAATTTTTTCGGCGTATTCTATCGCTGCTGATTTCATTTCATAATGATCTGCAGGTGCAGTATCCTCGATTTTCACGAACCAGCCGTTCACATCACGGTCTGGTACTACACTATATTGTTTCATTCCAGCTCCCTCCTGATATTTTTGGTTTACTCATCCGTTCCCGCAGATCCCGTAATTAAAACCGATTATTTGTTCAATCCGAGTGCGTTCCGCGCCATATCCATATGACCATCCTCTCCAGTCTGTAAGGCAAACATCGCAACGGAAACCGGATAAGCAGCTTGATGCTCTGCAATATGCTCAAGCATCCTCGGCCACACACGACCACCAGCATTTTCATAATGCTTCAAAAGCGTTTCAGTGCCGCTTTTTCCGAAAATCATGTAATGCACAATGAAGTCCATTGCTGGATCCGTCACCTTCACCTCAGTCCAATCCAACAGCCCAGTCACTTGTTGCTCTTCATCAATCAGGATGTGCGCTGGATGAAGATCCCCATGGATCAAGGCAGAATGCTCGGGCCAATAAGAATCCTCTTCGATCCACTTTTGCCAACGAACCCACAACTCCTCGGAAACTCCGATTTCCCGTTTCGTCTGCTCCATTTTTTCCATCATCGATTTCCGTGCTTCACTCGGTTTGAGCACTTCGATTCCCGCATCAGCAACGCGGTTTTTATCAACTCCATGAAGATCTGCCATCACTTTAGCTAACGAACGTACATAAACATCCTTGATGGAGTCTGGTTCCACATGCCACGCATAATTCATGATTTCGAGATCGATCACTGCTAAAGGTGTTCCTACCACTCTTGGGTAGGCGATCAGATCTTGTGAATTCACCTGCCAATCAGGCACAGCGACTGGAAGTTCCTTTTTCAAAAGTTCAAGCGCTCTCCCCTCATACTCCGCTCGTTTCAAAATATCCCGACGTCTCGGCTTTCTAAGTACCCACGACAGTCCATTTTCATCTTTCGCAAACCCGACTTGAAAATCCATACCAGATTCATTGATTGTTAGTGTCTCAGGTCTCAGATAGAGTCCATGATTTTCCGCAAGATTCAAGATTTCATGTTCGTTTTTCAGTGTCATAAAAAAATCCCCCGTTCCGCTTTAGCTGCAGCCAGCCTGTGGTACTGGAAACGGGAGAGATCGATTA
The DNA window shown above is from Alkalihalobacillus sp. TS-13 and carries:
- a CDS encoding DUF2188 domain-containing protein — protein: MKQYSVVPDRDVNGWFVKIEDTAPADHYEMKSAAIEYAEKIAKENKPSKLSILDKNLEVEEERTY
- a CDS encoding macrolide 2'-phosphotransferase, giving the protein MTLKNEHEILNLAENHGLYLRPETLTINESGMDFQVGFAKDENGLSWVLRKPRRRDILKRAEYEGRALELLKKELPVAVPDWQVNSQDLIAYPRVVGTPLAVIDLEIMNYAWHVEPDSIKDVYVRSLAKVMADLHGVDKNRVADAGIEVLKPSEARKSMMEKMEQTKREIGVSEELWVRWQKWIEEDSYWPEHSALIHGDLHPAHILIDEEQQVTGLLDWTEVKVTDPAMDFIVHYMIFGKSGTETLLKHYENAGGRVWPRMLEHIAEHQAAYPVSVAMFALQTGEDGHMDMARNALGLNK
- a CDS encoding winged helix-turn-helix domain-containing protein; amino-acid sequence: MTNTTFSVDKIALRRFLLSKQALLGLEQSPVPDPLHMVKKLECVQLDPVSVVERNQHLVLAARIPGYDPKQLDDLLEEGKVFEYFANAACVIPIEDFPMFKPTRERIQRKVAESLEQLGLVVDAVIEQLKSEGPLPSRAFQSEKRVHGYWDNKTPKTKETSLALNLLLDSGVIRVVRRDRTERYFDITERTVGADLLKKTKAMDETTARALLIEKYLRAYRVFDPRDARFGWQKLTAAERREEVEKRVASGSVTPLEIDGVKRQYYMLTKDLDELGTFVQDVRNRDSVNLDDALTFLPPLDNLLWSRDRIKDLFDFDYKWEIYTPRMKRKYGPYAMPILWGDRLIGRMDPQIDRKNGVLIVRLLQLEPWVEKTTGLQIKLREALEKFAVFNCAADVRIENSDVKMKL